One part of the Aliivibrio fischeri ATCC 7744 = JCM 18803 = DSM 507 genome encodes these proteins:
- a CDS encoding response regulator — protein MSNRVFNVLVVEDDTELSDLIESTFNSKFLQVNVIKAFSRNAAFEILDSEAFFDYVTLDLSIPDIDGSFDTDASNGLAVLGKIIEVSSGTPVLVLTGTSTVDMIQDFLNHSNLTDIWGSGNTRGTIEHLTKSRIGELADKIAQINQEFSSSFNVELVTNTLELPIKHDRLLRVFINSRNASLGIIRQIGGGLSAAKVYSVLVQDVSGRTLHAAICKCGPKEDINSDAKNYHNYINRLKPDATPRILGHLEYAAGDSSGVFYGLAENYETSFFEASLNQEFGGGLMQAIKQMLAPWHQNMRQDQKLIREIRSQLVSDTIAERLIKEFGLTEALNFETMPVICKTSCTHGDFHGENILLDISSQKATLIDYGDVCEGVSIIDPLTLECSFLFHPKTSDALSVWPTETNRENWENLEAFVDGCPFKESIIFCRTWTTELGVGNRELAACLYAYALRQLKYEGTNKEHAISLINTAYRLYQQS, from the coding sequence GTGTCAAACCGAGTATTTAATGTTTTAGTAGTTGAAGATGATACTGAGCTATCAGACCTCATTGAAAGTACTTTCAACTCCAAGTTTCTACAAGTAAACGTAATAAAAGCCTTTTCTAGAAATGCTGCATTTGAGATTCTAGATAGCGAAGCATTTTTTGACTACGTAACATTAGACCTATCTATTCCAGATATAGATGGTAGTTTCGATACGGATGCATCTAATGGATTGGCCGTTTTAGGAAAAATAATCGAAGTGTCTTCAGGTACGCCGGTACTAGTTTTAACAGGCACAAGTACTGTAGATATGATTCAAGATTTCTTAAATCACTCAAATTTGACCGATATTTGGGGAAGCGGAAATACAAGAGGTACTATTGAGCATCTTACAAAGTCACGTATAGGTGAGTTAGCTGATAAAATAGCTCAAATCAATCAAGAGTTTTCATCTTCTTTTAATGTTGAATTAGTCACCAATACTTTAGAGTTACCAATTAAACACGACCGATTATTACGTGTTTTTATTAACAGTCGAAATGCTAGCTTGGGGATTATACGTCAAATAGGAGGAGGACTATCTGCCGCAAAAGTTTACTCTGTGCTCGTTCAAGATGTCTCTGGACGTACATTGCACGCCGCTATTTGCAAATGTGGCCCAAAAGAAGATATCAATTCAGATGCTAAAAATTACCATAACTATATCAATAGATTAAAACCTGATGCCACACCAAGAATCTTAGGGCACTTAGAATATGCAGCGGGAGACAGTAGCGGTGTTTTCTATGGGCTGGCTGAAAATTACGAAACATCGTTTTTCGAGGCGAGTCTCAATCAAGAATTTGGGGGTGGCCTAATGCAAGCTATCAAGCAAATGTTAGCCCCCTGGCATCAAAATATGAGACAGGATCAAAAACTAATTCGTGAAATTCGCTCTCAGTTAGTTTCAGATACAATTGCAGAAAGGCTTATTAAAGAGTTTGGTTTAACTGAAGCACTAAACTTTGAAACTATGCCTGTAATTTGTAAAACCTCCTGTACACATGGTGATTTCCATGGAGAAAATATTTTATTGGATATATCTTCCCAGAAAGCCACTCTCATCGACTATGGTGATGTATGTGAAGGCGTCAGTATCATCGACCCGTTAACCTTAGAATGCAGTTTTTTATTCCACCCAAAAACAAGTGATGCACTCTCCGTTTGGCCTACAGAGACAAACCGAGAAAACTGGGAAAACCTTGAAGCTTTTGTTGATGGGTGTCCTTTTAAGGAGAGTATAATTTTCTGCAGAACTTGGACTACAGAGTTAGGTGTTGGTAACAGAGAGTTAGCTGCTTGTTTGTACGCATACGCATTGCGACAATTAAAGTATGAGGGTACCAACAAAGAGCATGCTATCTCTTTGAT